From Deltaproteobacteria bacterium, one genomic window encodes:
- a CDS encoding ISAs1 family transposase, with amino-acid sequence MALQLLKRQPGETVGLPIRRLRAGWDNEYLVQVLSTGLT; translated from the coding sequence GGATGGCCCTCCAACTGCTCAAACGCCAGCCCGGCGAAACGGTGGGCCTCCCCATCCGCCGCCTGCGTGCCGGATGGGACAATGAATACTTAGTCCAGGTGCTCTCGACAGGGCTGACCTAA
- a CDS encoding DUF1156 domain-containing protein yields MRRPCPSREREVGYRFTVKAGNPKDAEGAKLGTTAGKRNAFRCLMSNVPVTYDYIRQEGKAGRMGARLMAIVAEGARGRIYLSPTSEHEAVAQQAQPEWKPEMALPNNPRDFKTPNYGLTTFADLFTPRQLVALTTFSDLVQEVRERVKQDALVMISAEEGQPLAAGGTGASAYADAVAVYLGLSASKATDYNSTICGWIPGIKYEVVSNTFSRQAIPMTWDFAESNPFAESSGDFYEQVKRVLKVLEISFVAINANGRSMQADAQSGSDVAGRVISTDPPYYSNICYADLSDYFYVWLRCSLQPVFPELFATLAVPKTEELVATPFRHESKEKAEAFFLEGMTQAMHRLAEQAHPAFPVTIYYAFKQSETESKAGTSSTGWETFLDAVIRAGFALTGTWPMRTERDFGVKSGSNVLASSIVLVCRPRVADAPTATRREFLAALKRELPIALAHLQHGNIAPVDLAQAAIGPGMAVFTRYAKVLDAEGKAMRVREALALINQTLDEVLAEQEGDFDSDSRWALSWFEQYGFAEAEYGVAETLSKAKNTSVGGMVEAGILASKGGKVHLFKPVDLLADWDPATDPRLTAWEMVHHLIRVLESGGESAAAALVAKLGSKSEVARELCYRLYTLCERKKRAAEALSYNGLVQSWPEIARLAGQKPEQAQEELF; encoded by the coding sequence ATGCGCCGGCCCTGCCCCTCAAGGGAGAGGGAAGTCGGCTATCGCTTCACTGTGAAGGCGGGCAATCCGAAGGATGCGGAAGGCGCGAAGCTCGGCACAACGGCTGGTAAGCGGAACGCCTTCCGCTGCCTCATGTCGAACGTGCCGGTGACGTACGATTACATTCGACAAGAAGGCAAGGCCGGACGCATGGGCGCGCGGCTCATGGCCATCGTTGCCGAGGGCGCGCGCGGGCGGATTTATCTTTCGCCTACGTCGGAACACGAGGCTGTTGCCCAGCAGGCGCAGCCAGAGTGGAAGCCTGAGATGGCGTTGCCCAACAACCCGCGTGACTTCAAGACACCGAACTATGGGCTGACAACATTTGCCGATCTCTTCACCCCCCGACAGCTCGTTGCTTTAACGACCTTCTCCGACCTAGTGCAAGAAGTACGCGAACGAGTGAAGCAGGATGCGTTAGTCATGATCTCAGCAGAAGAGGGTCAGCCCCTCGCGGCCGGTGGGACGGGGGCTAGCGCCTACGCGGATGCAGTAGCAGTGTATCTGGGGCTTTCTGCAAGCAAAGCCACCGATTACAACTCGACGATCTGCGGATGGATACCGGGAATTAAGTACGAGGTTGTCAGTAACACATTTTCACGACAGGCGATTCCAATGACTTGGGATTTCGCGGAGTCGAATCCCTTTGCGGAGTCATCGGGAGACTTCTACGAGCAAGTGAAGCGTGTACTGAAGGTGTTAGAGATCTCCTTTGTTGCAATCAACGCCAACGGAAGGAGTATGCAAGCCGATGCGCAATCTGGTAGTGATGTCGCCGGTCGTGTTATTTCTACTGATCCGCCCTACTACAGCAATATCTGCTACGCGGATCTCTCCGACTATTTCTATGTCTGGCTTCGCTGCTCTTTGCAGCCCGTCTTCCCTGAGCTGTTCGCAACGCTTGCCGTGCCCAAGACGGAGGAACTGGTCGCTACTCCCTTCCGCCACGAGAGCAAGGAAAAGGCTGAAGCGTTCTTCCTCGAGGGCATGACGCAAGCGATGCACCGTCTTGCTGAGCAAGCCCATCCGGCCTTCCCAGTCACCATTTACTACGCCTTCAAGCAATCTGAAACTGAAAGTAAGGCGGGCACGTCGAGTACCGGCTGGGAGACCTTCCTCGACGCGGTGATCCGCGCTGGCTTCGCCCTCACGGGCACCTGGCCGATGCGAACTGAGCGCGACTTCGGCGTAAAAAGCGGGTCCAACGTGCTCGCTTCCAGCATCGTCCTCGTCTGCCGCCCGCGCGTCGCCGACGCGCCTACCGCCACGCGGCGCGAGTTCCTGGCTGCGCTCAAGCGAGAGCTGCCTATAGCGCTGGCGCATCTGCAGCACGGCAACATCGCTCCGGTGGACCTAGCACAGGCGGCTATCGGCCCCGGCATGGCGGTCTTCACTCGCTACGCGAAAGTGCTCGACGCCGAAGGCAAGGCCATGCGTGTGCGCGAGGCGCTGGCTCTTATCAACCAGACGCTCGATGAAGTGCTGGCTGAGCAGGAAGGCGACTTTGATTCCGACAGTCGCTGGGCGCTCTCGTGGTTCGAGCAGTATGGCTTTGCAGAAGCCGAGTACGGCGTGGCTGAGACGCTTTCCAAAGCGAAGAACACCAGCGTCGGCGGCATGGTCGAGGCGGGCATTCTTGCCTCGAAGGGTGGTAAGGTGCACTTGTTCAAACCTGTTGATCTACTTGCGGACTGGGACCCGGCCACCGATCCGCGCCTCACAGCCTGGGAGATGGTGCATCATTTGATTCGCGTGCTCGAATCCGGAGGTGAAAGCGCAGCGGCGGCGCTGGTAGCCAAGCTTGGCAGCAAGTCCGAGGTCGCCCGCGAACTATGCTATCGCCTCTACACCCTCTGCGAGCGCAAG